The following are from one region of the Streptococcus sp. 1643 genome:
- a CDS encoding peptide ABC transporter substrate-binding protein, with protein MKKSRVFVAAGVALLAAGVLAACGSSKSSDSTAPKNYGYIYSADPETLDYLISGKQSTKVATSNGIDGLFTNDKYGNLVPAVAEDWSVSKDGLTYTYKIRKGVKWMTSDGEEYAEVTAKDFVNGLKHATDNKSEALYLAEDSVKGLADYKAGNNKDFASVGVKAVDDYTLEYTLNKPEPYWNSKLAYSIFWPLNEDFEKSKGADFAKATDPTSLLYNGPFLLKGLTAKSSIEFAKNENYWDKDNVHIDKVTLAFYDGSDQESLERNFTSGAYSYARLFPTSSNYSKVEETYKDNIYYTPSGPGIAGLGVNIDRQGYKYTSKTTDEEKTSTKKALLNKDFRQALNFAFERTSYSAQINGKEGAPLAVRNLFVKPGFVSAGEKTFGDLVTEKMAAYGDEWKNVNFADGQDGLFNADKAKAEFAKAKTALEAEGVKFPIHLDIPVDQTNKGLIARIQSFKQSVETVLGEGNVVIDIQQISKDELHNITYYAANAAAEDWDLSGAVGWSPDYEDPSTYLDILKTTNSEQTKTYMGYDDPANAAAAQVGLKEYDKLVDEAAKETNDLNVRYEKYAAAQAWLTDSSLFLPAMSSSGAAPFISRVVPFTASYSQSGDKGSDVYFKYIQLQDKVVTKADYEQAREKWLKEKKESNEKVQKELANHVK; from the coding sequence ATGAAAAAAAGTAGAGTATTTGTTGCAGCAGGAGTTGCTTTATTAGCAGCAGGAGTACTAGCTGCTTGCGGTTCTTCAAAATCATCTGATTCAACAGCGCCAAAAAATTATGGCTATATTTATTCAGCTGACCCAGAAACTTTGGATTACCTCATTTCAGGGAAACAAAGTACTAAGGTTGCCACTTCAAATGGTATCGATGGTCTTTTCACAAACGACAAGTATGGGAACCTAGTCCCTGCAGTTGCAGAAGACTGGTCAGTTTCAAAAGATGGTTTGACTTATACCTACAAGATTCGTAAAGGTGTCAAATGGATGACATCAGATGGCGAAGAGTATGCTGAAGTGACAGCTAAAGACTTTGTAAATGGCTTGAAACACGCAACTGATAACAAGTCTGAAGCACTTTATCTAGCAGAAGATTCAGTTAAAGGTCTAGCTGACTATAAAGCTGGAAACAATAAAGATTTTGCTTCAGTCGGTGTAAAAGCAGTTGATGATTATACCCTTGAATACACTTTGAACAAACCAGAACCATACTGGAACTCTAAGCTAGCCTACTCAATCTTCTGGCCATTGAACGAAGATTTTGAAAAATCAAAAGGGGCTGACTTTGCCAAAGCAACTGACCCTACATCATTGCTTTACAATGGTCCGTTCTTACTGAAAGGTTTGACTGCTAAATCTTCTATTGAGTTCGCTAAGAATGAAAACTACTGGGACAAAGATAATGTTCACATTGATAAAGTAACCCTTGCTTTCTATGATGGATCAGACCAAGAGTCTCTTGAACGTAACTTTACAAGTGGAGCTTATAGCTATGCTCGTCTCTTCCCAACAAGTTCAAACTACTCTAAGGTAGAAGAAACATACAAAGACAATATCTACTACACTCCATCAGGACCTGGTATTGCTGGTTTGGGTGTGAATATTGACCGTCAAGGTTACAAATACACTTCTAAAACAACTGATGAAGAGAAGACTTCTACCAAGAAAGCCCTTCTTAACAAGGACTTCCGTCAGGCTTTGAACTTCGCCTTTGAGCGTACTTCTTACTCAGCACAAATTAATGGTAAAGAAGGTGCTCCTCTTGCAGTTCGTAACCTCTTTGTGAAACCAGGTTTTGTCTCTGCAGGTGAAAAAACTTTCGGTGACTTGGTAACTGAAAAGATGGCTGCTTACGGTGATGAGTGGAAGAATGTTAACTTTGCGGATGGTCAAGATGGACTCTTCAACGCCGATAAAGCCAAAGCTGAATTTGCCAAAGCTAAGACTGCTTTGGAAGCAGAAGGTGTGAAATTCCCTATCCACTTGGATATTCCAGTTGACCAAACAAATAAGGGTCTTATTGCTCGTATTCAATCCTTCAAACAATCCGTTGAAACAGTACTTGGTGAAGGAAACGTAGTCATTGATATTCAACAAATTTCTAAAGATGAGTTGCACAATATCACATACTATGCCGCAAACGCTGCAGCAGAAGATTGGGATCTCTCAGGAGCAGTTGGATGGAGCCCAGACTATGAAGATCCATCAACTTACCTTGATATCTTGAAAACAACTAACAGCGAACAAACAAAAACTTACATGGGTTATGATGATCCAGCAAATGCAGCAGCTGCCCAAGTTGGTTTGAAGGAATACGATAAGTTAGTTGATGAAGCTGCAAAAGAAACCAATGACTTGAATGTGCGTTATGAAAAATATGCGGCTGCTCAAGCTTGGTTGACAGACAGCTCCCTCTTCTTGCCAGCTATGTCATCAAGTGGTGCTGCACCATTCATTTCTCGTGTTGTACCATTCACAGCATCATACAGCCAATCTGGAGATAAGGGCTCAGACGTATACTTCAAGTATATTCAGTTACAAGATAAGGTTGTAACAAAAGCTGACTATGAACAAGCTCGTGAAAAATGGCTCAAAGAGAAAAAAGAATCAAACGAAAAAGTTCAAAAAGAATTGGCTAATCACGTTAAATAA
- a CDS encoding ABC transporter permease, producing MKKYIFMRVLRSLLSIFLVTTLTYTIIYTMVPRKLIFKQDTNYNKIATTPDKRDNYENTVYERMGYIEYYDTKELQERASTMDSSVTVDANDTNKAIYEKYINQLGNGWTLGVFSESGQFYATREIPIFERVFKFYANLIDIDHPNKIQDPENPNLQRYLRFENDPAIGWSLVGSGTKHKYLLYFNNQFPFVHQNFVNINLGDSYPTYANTPVLQVITQGQGQTKTSEVQFPTGKKTSSVDIYSRTYKSPSQADAREVANYGKDDPYTATESNYQYPSMIASSAVAGLIGLIISYAIAIPLGSAMARHKNTWIDSFSTGALTFLLALPTIALVYIVRLIGSSIGLPDSFPILGAGDWRSYVLPAVILGLLGAPSTAIWIRRYMIDLQSQDFVRFARAKGLSEKEISNKHIFKNAMVPLVSGIPGAVIGVIGGATLTETVFAFPGMGKMLIDSVKASNNSMVVGLVFIFTCISIFSLFVGDIWMTMLDPRIKLTEKGGK from the coding sequence ATGAAGAAATATATTTTTATGCGTGTATTGCGTTCATTGTTGTCTATTTTCTTGGTGACAACCTTGACCTACACAATAATTTATACGATGGTTCCTCGAAAATTGATTTTCAAGCAGGATACCAACTATAACAAGATTGCAACGACGCCGGACAAGCGGGATAATTATGAAAATACCGTTTATGAACGGATGGGCTATATCGAGTACTACGATACCAAAGAGTTGCAAGAAAGAGCGAGCACAATGGACTCATCCGTAACAGTGGATGCCAATGATACTAATAAGGCAATCTACGAAAAATACATCAACCAACTAGGAAATGGTTGGACACTTGGTGTGTTCTCAGAAAGTGGTCAATTCTATGCTACGCGTGAAATTCCGATTTTTGAACGTGTTTTCAAATTCTATGCGAACTTGATTGATATTGATCATCCAAATAAGATTCAAGACCCTGAAAATCCAAACTTGCAACGTTATCTTCGTTTTGAAAATGACCCTGCTATCGGTTGGTCATTGGTTGGTTCAGGTACAAAACATAAATACCTTTTGTATTTCAACAATCAATTCCCATTTGTACACCAAAACTTTGTGAACATTAACTTGGGAGATTCTTACCCAACTTATGCAAACACACCAGTGCTTCAAGTTATCACACAAGGTCAGGGACAAACTAAGACATCAGAAGTTCAATTCCCTACAGGTAAAAAGACTTCATCTGTAGATATTTACTCTCGTACCTACAAATCTCCAAGTCAAGCAGATGCGCGTGAGGTAGCCAACTATGGTAAAGATGATCCATATACAGCTACAGAAAGCAATTATCAATATCCATCAATGATTGCAAGCTCAGCGGTTGCTGGTTTGATCGGTTTGATTATTTCGTATGCGATTGCGATTCCACTTGGATCTGCCATGGCTCGCCACAAGAATACTTGGATTGATAGCTTCTCGACAGGTGCTCTTACCTTCTTGCTTGCCCTTCCAACGATTGCCTTGGTTTATATCGTGCGTTTGATTGGCTCATCTATTGGTCTGCCTGATTCATTCCCTATCTTGGGGGCTGGAGATTGGCGTTCATATGTCTTGCCAGCAGTCATTCTAGGTTTGTTGGGTGCGCCAAGTACAGCTATCTGGATTCGTCGTTACATGATCGACTTGCAATCTCAGGACTTCGTTCGTTTTGCTCGTGCAAAAGGTTTGTCTGAAAAAGAAATTTCAAATAAACACATCTTTAAAAATGCCATGGTTCCTTTGGTTTCAGGTATTCCTGGTGCCGTAATCGGGGTTATCGGTGGTGCAACATTGACAGAAACAGTCTTCGCTTTCCCAGGTATGGGTAAAATGTTGATTGACTCTGTTAAGGCATCAAATAACTCAATGGTAGTTGGTCTTGTCTTCATCTTCACATGTATTTCTATCTTCTCACTCTTTGTAGGAGACATCTGGATGACCATGCTTGACCCACGTATTAAATTGACAGAGAAAGGAGGCAAATAA
- the oppC gene encoding oligopeptide ABC transporter permease OppC, with translation MSTIDKEKFQFVKRDDFASETIDAPAYSYWGSVFRQFLKKKSTVFMLGILVAIILMSFIYPMFSDFDFNDVSKVNDFSARFIKPNAEHWFGTDSNGKSLFDGVWFGARNSILISVIATFINLVIGVIVGGIWGISKSVDRVMMEVYNIISNIPSLLIVIVLTYSIGAGFWNLIFAMSVTTWIGIAYMIRIQIMRYRDLEYNLASQTLGTPTFKIIVKNIMPQLVSVIVSTMTLMLPSFISYEAFLSFFGLGLPVTVPSLGRLISDYSQNVTTNAYLFWIPLTTLILVSLSLFVVGQNLADASDPRTHR, from the coding sequence ATGTCAACAATCGATAAAGAAAAATTTCAGTTCGTAAAACGTGACGATTTTGCCTCTGAAACAATTGATGCTCCTGCCTATTCATACTGGGGTTCTGTATTTAGACAATTTCTAAAGAAAAAATCAACCGTCTTTATGCTAGGAATTTTGGTTGCCATTATTTTGATGAGCTTTATTTACCCAATGTTCTCAGATTTTGACTTCAACGATGTAAGTAAGGTCAATGACTTCTCTGCTCGTTTTATCAAGCCCAATGCTGAACATTGGTTTGGTACAGATAGCAATGGTAAATCCTTGTTTGATGGGGTTTGGTTTGGTGCGCGTAATTCAATTCTTATCTCTGTAATTGCCACTTTTATCAACCTTGTGATCGGGGTTATTGTTGGTGGAATTTGGGGGATTTCAAAATCCGTTGACCGCGTCATGATGGAAGTTTATAACATTATTTCAAACATTCCATCTCTCTTGATTGTCATTGTCTTGACTTACTCAATTGGTGCTGGTTTCTGGAATTTGATTTTTGCCATGAGTGTGACAACTTGGATTGGGATTGCTTATATGATTCGTATCCAAATCATGCGTTACCGTGACTTGGAATACAACCTTGCTTCTCAAACACTTGGAACACCAACCTTTAAAATCATTGTTAAAAACATCATGCCGCAATTGGTATCTGTTATTGTTTCTACAATGACCTTGATGTTGCCAAGCTTTATCTCTTATGAAGCCTTCCTTTCCTTCTTTGGATTGGGACTGCCTGTAACAGTGCCAAGTTTGGGACGTTTGATCTCAGATTACTCACAAAACGTTACGACCAACGCTTACTTGTTCTGGATTCCATTGACTACCTTGATTTTGGTATCTCTATCTCTTTTTGTTGTTGGTCAAAACCTAGCGGATGCTAGTGATCCACGTACACATAGATAG
- a CDS encoding ABC transporter ATP-binding protein, whose protein sequence is MTKESNVILTARDIVVEFDVRDKVLTAIRGVSLDLIEGEVLALVGESGSGKSVLTKTFTGMLEDNGRIAQGSIDYRGQDLTALTSNKEWEKIRGAKIATIFQDPMTSLDPINTIGSQITEVIVKHQGKTAKEAKEMAIDYMNKVGIPDAEKRFEEYPFQYSGGMRQRIVIAIALACRPDILICDEPTTALDVTIQAQIIDLLKTLQNEYHFTIIFITHDLGVVASIADKVAVMYAGEIVEYGTVEEVFYDPRHPYTWSLLSSLPQLADDKGELYSIPGTPPSLYTELKGDAFALRSDYAMQIDFEQKAPKFSVTDTHWAKTWLLHENAPKVEKPGVIADLHDKIRDKMGFAHLED, encoded by the coding sequence ATGACAAAAGAAAGTAATGTAATTTTGACTGCTCGCGATATTGTCGTGGAATTTGACGTTCGTGACAAAGTTCTGACGGCTATCCGAGGAGTTTCTCTGGACCTGATTGAAGGAGAAGTTCTTGCCTTGGTAGGTGAGTCCGGTTCTGGTAAATCTGTTTTAACAAAAACCTTTACAGGGATGTTAGAAGACAATGGACGTATTGCCCAAGGAAGCATCGACTATCGTGGACAAGACTTGACCGCTCTTACTTCTAACAAGGAATGGGAGAAGATTCGTGGAGCTAAAATTGCGACCATCTTCCAAGATCCTATGACAAGTTTGGACCCAATCAATACAATCGGTAGCCAAATCACTGAAGTGATCGTTAAACACCAAGGGAAAACAGCTAAGGAAGCCAAAGAGATGGCAATCGACTATATGAACAAGGTCGGAATCCCAGATGCTGAAAAACGTTTTGAAGAGTATCCTTTCCAATATTCTGGAGGGATGCGCCAACGTATCGTTATTGCGATTGCCCTTGCCTGTCGTCCAGATATCTTGATCTGTGACGAGCCAACAACGGCCCTTGATGTAACAATTCAAGCGCAAATCATTGATTTGCTTAAAACCTTGCAAAATGAGTACCACTTTACCATTATCTTCATCACCCATGACCTTGGTGTGGTAGCAAGTATTGCCGATAAGGTAGCGGTTATGTATGCTGGTGAAATTGTAGAATACGGTACTGTTGAGGAAGTCTTCTACGATCCACGTCATCCATATACTTGGAGTCTCTTGTCTAGCTTGCCACAGCTTGCTGATGATAAAGGGGAATTGTACTCTATCCCAGGAACACCACCGTCTCTTTATACTGAGTTGAAAGGTGATGCCTTTGCCCTTCGTTCAGATTATGCGATGCAAATTGACTTTGAACAGAAAGCACCTAAGTTTTCAGTCACTGATACCCACTGGGCTAAGACTTGGTTGCTTCATGAGAATGCTCCTAAAGTTGAAAAACCTGGAGTCATTGCAGATTTGCATGACAAGATTCGTGATAAAATGGGCTTTGCTCATCTAGAAGACTAG
- a CDS encoding ATP-binding cassette domain-containing protein: MSEKLVEIKDLEISFGEGSKKFVAVKNANFFINKGETFSLVGESGSGKTTIGRAIIGLNNTSKGEIIFDGHKINGKKSHKESSDLIRRIQMIFQDPAASLNERATVDYIISEGLYNYHLFKDEEDRKEKVQKMIHEVGLLKEHLTRYPHEFSGGQRQRIGIARALVMEPDFVIADEPISALDVSVRAQVLNLLKKFQKELGLTYLFIAHDLSVVRFISDRIAVIYKGVIVEVAETEELFNNPVHPYTQALLSAVPIPDPILERKKVLKVYDPDQHDYETDKPSMVEIRPGHYVWANQAEVARYKEALKK; this comes from the coding sequence ATGTCTGAAAAATTAGTAGAAATTAAAGATTTAGAAATTTCCTTCGGTGAAGGAAGTAAGAAGTTTGTCGCGGTTAAAAACGCCAACTTCTTTATCAACAAGGGAGAAACCTTCTCTCTTGTTGGTGAGTCTGGTAGTGGGAAAACAACGATTGGTCGTGCCATTATTGGTCTAAATAATACTAGTAAAGGTGAGATCATCTTTGATGGTCATAAAATTAATGGGAAAAAATCTCATAAGGAATCATCAGACTTGATCCGTCGTATCCAGATGATTTTCCAGGACCCTGCAGCTAGCTTGAATGAGCGTGCAACAGTTGACTATATTATCTCTGAAGGTCTTTACAACTACCATTTGTTCAAAGACGAAGAAGATCGAAAAGAAAAAGTTCAAAAGATGATTCATGAAGTTGGACTTTTGAAAGAACACTTAACCCGTTATCCACACGAGTTTTCTGGTGGTCAACGCCAGCGTATCGGGATTGCCCGTGCCCTTGTGATGGAACCTGATTTCGTTATTGCGGATGAGCCAATTTCAGCCTTGGACGTATCAGTACGTGCGCAAGTCTTGAACTTACTCAAGAAGTTCCAAAAAGAGTTGGGATTGACCTATCTCTTTATCGCGCATGACTTGTCAGTTGTTCGCTTTATCTCAGATCGTATCGCGGTTATCTATAAGGGAGTTATCGTCGAGGTGGCGGAGACAGAGGAGTTGTTTAACAATCCTGTCCACCCATACACTCAAGCGCTTCTATCTGCTGTACCAATTCCAGATCCAATCTTGGAACGCAAGAAGGTCTTGAAAGTTTACGATCCTGACCAACATGACTATGAGACAGACAAGCCATCTATGGTAGAAATTCGTCCAGGTCACTATGTTTGGGCTAACCAAGCAGAAGTTGCTCGATACAAAGAAGCTCTTAAAAAATAA
- a CDS encoding TrkH family potassium uptake protein → MNKSMIRYLLSKLLLIEAVLLLVPVSVAIYYQESSQVFIALFSTIGILVLLGGLGVLRKPKNQRIYAKEGVLIVALCWILWSFFGGLPFVFSGQIPSIIDAFFEISSGFTTTGATILTDVSVLTRSLLFWRSFTHLIGGMGVLVFALAIMDNAKNSHLEVMKAEVPGPVFGKVVSKLKNTAQILYLLYLALFSLFVLIYYLAGMPLYDSFVIAMGTAGTGGFTVYNDGIAHYGSSLITYLVSIGVLVFGVNFNLYYYLMLRRVKAFFGDEELRAYIIIVLVSTGLITLNTLHLYQGVSKSVEMAFFQVSNIITTTGFGYGDITNWPLFSQFILLFLMGIGGSAGSTAGGLKVIRGLILSKIAKNQILSTLSPHRVLTLHVNKTVIDKDTQHKILKYFAIYMMIILSLIFIVSLDSNDFLVVTSAVFSCFNNIGPILGTTSSFAIFSPISKILLSFAMIAGRLEIYPILLLFMKRTWSKR, encoded by the coding sequence ATGAATAAAAGTATGATTCGTTACCTCCTCTCAAAACTTCTCTTGATTGAGGCTGTTCTTCTCCTAGTCCCTGTTAGTGTAGCGATCTATTACCAAGAATCCAGTCAAGTATTTATCGCTCTCTTTTCTACGATTGGAATTTTAGTCCTTCTTGGTGGTCTAGGTGTTTTACGGAAACCGAAAAATCAACGGATTTATGCCAAGGAAGGAGTCTTAATTGTTGCCCTCTGTTGGATTCTATGGTCTTTCTTTGGTGGCCTCCCCTTTGTCTTTTCAGGACAAATCCCCAGCATCATCGATGCCTTCTTTGAAATCAGTTCTGGATTTACAACGACTGGTGCTACTATCCTAACAGATGTTTCCGTTCTCACTCGTTCCCTCCTCTTCTGGAGAAGTTTCACCCACTTAATCGGAGGGATGGGGGTACTCGTCTTTGCACTTGCCATTATGGACAATGCCAAGAATAGTCACTTGGAGGTGATGAAGGCTGAGGTTCCTGGACCTGTCTTTGGTAAGGTCGTATCCAAACTAAAAAACACTGCCCAGATCCTCTATCTGCTTTATCTGGCTCTCTTCTCCCTTTTTGTGCTTATCTACTATCTAGCAGGCATGCCTCTCTATGATAGTTTTGTCATCGCTATGGGAACGGCAGGAACTGGGGGCTTTACCGTCTATAACGACGGAATTGCCCACTATGGTAGCTCACTCATCACCTATCTAGTTAGTATCGGAGTTCTGGTTTTTGGAGTTAACTTCAATCTCTACTACTACCTCATGCTCCGTCGGGTTAAGGCTTTCTTTGGAGATGAAGAACTACGAGCATATATCATCATTGTCCTAGTTTCTACCGGCTTGATTACGCTTAATACGCTCCACCTCTACCAAGGTGTCTCTAAAAGTGTTGAAATGGCCTTCTTCCAAGTTTCCAACATCATCACAACAACAGGTTTTGGTTACGGAGATATTACCAACTGGCCCCTCTTCTCCCAATTTATCCTCCTCTTCCTCATGGGAATCGGTGGATCAGCAGGCTCAACTGCAGGTGGTCTTAAGGTGATCAGAGGACTTATCCTCTCTAAAATCGCAAAAAATCAGATTTTGTCCACTTTATCCCCTCACCGTGTTTTGACTCTACACGTCAATAAAACTGTGATTGATAAGGATACCCAGCACAAAATTCTTAAATATTTTGCTATCTATATGATGATTATTCTCTCTCTCATCTTTATCGTCAGTCTTGATAGCAATGATTTTCTAGTCGTGACCAGTGCGGTCTTCAGCTGTTTTAACAATATCGGACCTATTCTAGGTACAACCTCGAGTTTTGCCATCTTTAGTCCCATCTCTAAAATCCTCCTCTCCTTTGCAATGATTGCAGGTCGCTTAGAGATATACCCTATTTTGCTACTCTTTATGAAACGTACCTGGTCTAAACGTTAA
- the trkA gene encoding Trk system potassium transporter TrkA gives MKIVLVGGGKVGFALCRSLVAENHDVVLIEQDEAVLNHIVSRYDIIGLLGNGADFAILEQASVQECDIFIALTEHDEVNMISAVLAKKMGAKETIVRVRNPEYSNAYFKEKNILGFSLIVNPELLAARAISNIIDFPNALSVERFAGGRVSLMEFVVKDSSGLCQMPISDFRKKFGNVIVCAMERDHQLMIPSGDVIIQDKDRIFVTGNRVDMMLFHNYFKSRAVKSLLIVGAGKIAYYLLGILKDSRIDTKVIEINPERARFFSEKFPNLYIVQGDGTAKDILLEESAPHYDAVATLTGVDEENIITSMFLDRVGVHKNITKVNRTSLLEIIHAPDFSSIITPKSIAVDTIMHFIRGRVNAQYSDLQAMHHLANGQIETLQFQIKEANKMTAKPLSQLKLKKGVLIAAIIRKGKTIFPTGEDMLEVGDKLLVTTLLPNITKIYDLIER, from the coding sequence ATGAAAATTGTCCTTGTTGGTGGAGGGAAAGTTGGTTTCGCCCTCTGTCGTTCACTGGTTGCAGAAAACCATGACGTTGTCCTCATCGAACAAGATGAGGCTGTCCTCAATCACATTGTCAGTCGCTATGATATCATAGGTCTCCTTGGAAATGGTGCTGACTTTGCCATCTTGGAGCAAGCCAGTGTTCAAGAGTGCGATATCTTTATTGCTCTAACCGAACACGATGAAGTGAATATGATTTCAGCGGTACTTGCTAAAAAAATGGGGGCTAAAGAAACCATCGTTCGGGTACGAAATCCTGAATACTCTAATGCCTATTTTAAAGAGAAAAATATTCTTGGATTTTCACTTATTGTTAATCCAGAGCTCCTGGCAGCGCGTGCGATCTCAAATATCATTGATTTCCCTAACGCCCTCTCTGTCGAACGATTTGCTGGAGGTCGGGTCAGTCTCATGGAATTTGTTGTCAAGGATTCTAGCGGTCTTTGTCAAATGCCAATCTCAGACTTCCGTAAAAAGTTTGGGAATGTCATTGTCTGTGCCATGGAGAGAGATCATCAACTGATGATTCCAAGCGGTGATGTTATTATTCAAGACAAGGATAGGATTTTTGTTACGGGAAATCGTGTAGATATGATGCTTTTCCATAACTATTTTAAATCTCGTGCAGTGAAAAGCTTGCTTATCGTCGGAGCTGGAAAGATTGCTTATTATCTACTCGGCATTTTAAAAGACAGTCGCATTGATACCAAGGTCATCGAGATCAATCCTGAAAGAGCTCGTTTCTTCAGCGAAAAGTTCCCCAATCTCTATATTGTCCAAGGAGATGGAACTGCAAAAGACATTTTACTGGAAGAAAGTGCTCCCCACTATGATGCAGTCGCAACCTTGACTGGGGTTGATGAGGAAAATATCATCACCTCTATGTTTCTTGACCGAGTTGGTGTCCATAAGAATATCACCAAGGTCAACCGAACAAGCCTTTTAGAGATTATCCACGCGCCTGATTTTTCAAGTATTATCACACCAAAAAGCATCGCAGTGGATACCATTATGCACTTTATCCGTGGTCGAGTAAACGCTCAGTATTCAGATCTTCAAGCCATGCACCATCTCGCAAATGGTCAAATTGAAACTCTCCAATTCCAAATCAAGGAAGCTAATAAAATGACTGCCAAACCTCTATCACAGTTGAAATTAAAAAAAGGGGTTCTCATCGCAGCCATTATCCGAAAAGGAAAAACAATTTTCCCTACTGGAGAGGATATGCTTGAGGTGGGAGACAAGTTACTCGTGACGACCTTATTGCCAAATATCACCAAAATTTATGATTTGATTGAGAGGTAA
- a CDS encoding tRNA (cytidine(34)-2'-O)-methyltransferase — MTNHIVLFEPQIPQNTGNIARTCAATNSPLHIIKPMGFPIDDRKMKRAGLDYWDKLEIYFYDSLEDFMSQMKGKLYLISKFAEKVYSEADLASGWDHYFLFGREDKGLPEDFMREHPEKALRIPMNDEHVRSLNVSNTVCMIVYEALRQQNFAGLELVHTYEADKLK, encoded by the coding sequence ATGACAAATCACATTGTATTATTTGAACCTCAGATTCCACAAAATACAGGTAACATTGCGCGTACTTGCGCTGCGACCAATTCTCCCCTCCACATCATCAAACCGATGGGATTTCCGATTGATGATCGGAAGATGAAGCGGGCTGGTTTGGACTACTGGGATAAGCTTGAGATTTATTTTTATGACAGTTTGGAAGATTTCATGTCTCAGATGAAGGGTAAACTCTATCTGATTTCAAAATTTGCGGAAAAGGTCTATTCTGAAGCAGATTTGGCAAGTGGTTGGGATCATTATTTTCTCTTTGGACGTGAAGACAAGGGCTTGCCTGAGGACTTTATGCGAGAACATCCTGAGAAAGCTCTCCGTATTCCTATGAACGATGAGCATGTTCGCAGCCTCAATGTTTCCAATACCGTATGCATGATTGTCTATGAAGCGCTCCGTCAGCAGAATTTTGCAGGTCTTGAGCTTGTTCACACCTATGAAGCAGATAAATTGAAATAA
- a CDS encoding ECF transporter S component: MTNTRRISTIAILSAISFVLMYFDFPLLPAATFLKIEFSILPVLVGLVVMDLPAALGILLMRSLLKLLLNSQGVNTYIGLPMNIVALGVFVIVFGLIWKKERNTLRFLLASLAGTIGLTSAMLVLNYVYAVPLYAQFANFDIREIIGLSNYLMTMVLPFNLIEGLIFAVSFWLLYVLLKPTLKHYER; the protein is encoded by the coding sequence ATGACAAACACACGTCGAATTTCGACCATTGCGATTTTATCAGCCATTTCATTTGTGCTGATGTACTTTGACTTTCCGCTCTTGCCAGCGGCAACCTTCCTCAAGATCGAGTTTAGTATCTTGCCAGTCCTTGTAGGCTTGGTGGTGATGGATTTGCCAGCTGCTCTAGGAATTCTCTTGATGCGCTCACTCTTGAAGTTGCTTCTGAATAGCCAAGGAGTGAACACTTACATTGGCTTGCCAATGAATATCGTAGCTCTGGGAGTTTTTGTTATCGTCTTTGGTTTGATTTGGAAAAAGGAACGCAACACCCTTCGTTTCCTACTAGCATCTCTAGCGGGAACTATTGGGTTGACTTCTGCCATGTTGGTTCTCAACTATGTCTATGCGGTTCCTTTATACGCGCAGTTTGCCAACTTTGATATTAGAGAAATTATAGGACTTTCTAACTACTTGATGACCATGGTTTTACCTTTTAACCTGATTGAAGGTTTAATCTTTGCCGTTTCATTCTGGTTGTTATATGTCCTCTTGAAACCAACCTTAAAACATTATGAGAGATAA